AGCATCTCCGAACTTGAAGGTGGCATTAGGGAGGTGTTTTGACAAGTTAGCCACAACTTTGCTTGCTCCTTCATTGAACCTTAGGGCCAAATTGTTGGTTCTTTCTTGACATTCACCAGATGAACTCAATACCCTTTGAAGTGGGATGCAACCCATCGGCCCTAACCCGAAAACCATTAGTTCTCGCGCGCCTAAGCCATGTAACACCTGAAGATTGCACGAATATGAGACccaaagaaacaaaataacaagagtatcagcaaaataaaatatgttaggATCAAGTATTAAACTTATTCGTTATCCGACTTACCGCAATTGTAATAACATGCACGCACTCATAGAAATCGAATATACACGACtatctgataccaattgtaggattCACTAGCTATGATATTGATATAATGGAAGATGAACTAATGTGAGTACTGAGTAGGAAAATGAATTGCGGGTGAAAACATTGCAGTTTGATTTGTGTGCGTAGCATGAAGAGCTATGTGAAAGAACATGttgaaattttctatttttgtgtatatatacatattgaTCACTTGATGAATTACCGTGAGGTGGTTTTGTAGCGTTTGCAACAAATACTGATTGAAGCTATCATCCGAATAAGTCCATGAATCTCTGTAGATCGGCATTAAGTAGTTATTTATGAAGTCGTTGCTTCCTAACGCGACGACGTAACGAGCTTGTTGGAAGAATTTATCTGCTTCAGTGTCTCCAATTTTTGCTCTAACCAGTTCTTGCGTCCCTCGAAATAGTTTTATTTGCTTGTATAGCCCGAATCTCTGGATCTACATAATAAATTTACTCCAtagatatattaatattatgtcGAGGCAACAAACACATTTGAAATCAGTGAGTCTATAAAAGCTTGATGATCCTAAAAAGATCAACACATGCAAAGATTTTGGAACTTACAAAAAGTGAGCCAGTTTCATTCAAAATGCCGCCACCTCCGGAGGCGAAATTCACTCCATTTTGTAGTATAACATCTTCATTCATAGATGGATCAAGAAATGCTGGAGGCCTTGGAAGCCCCATGTGGTCTCCTGAAACTCATAATCAGACCTATGTTATAAATTGCATATAAATCATCTATGTCAAGCAACCTACGACATACAAATTTGCGCGAAATTTTCCATGTAAAAGCAAATAAACAAGGCAAAACAGAAAATGTGACCACCCGAGGGTGGTTTTTCATTCAATCCTAATATGCACAGCAGTGTTACCTATTATATCAGCGACTGTTCGGCCATTCGAGAATCGGCCATTGGGCAGACCGTTGCCAAAATCGATACCATACCAAGGCAAGCTAGCTTGAGCTAGGCTTTTCGCGAGGTTAATATTGTTCCCAACATCAGATAAAGAGTCCCCGAATATGAACTGCACTATCTTGCACTCATGACTGTTGATCAAAAACCCGAACGTGATCGTGCAAAACATCACAAATAACTTTTTGAATTTCAGCATTACCATTTTGTCGACCGGTTTCATTGATGTTGtttactaaatcaaggttctttAATGTGGAGGGTTCGATTCGGATTTAATAAGGTTAGCAAAAAACATTGGGAAAGTTTGCACAAAACATTGGGAAAGTTTGATGACCAAACGGAACAAGATTTCAACCAACTGCAACTTTCTCTCTTATGTAACAACTACCTTTGATGACTAACGATAATGGGCTTTAAGAGTAATGGGCTTTGATACATTCGCAGAAATCCAGATTGTAGAATAATGGGCTTTAGTTGTCAACCCAAAGTTTTATGGTCCTCATTTGTTGCCCAATTGAATAGACACAAGATCTCTTAAAATTAAACATCCAAATTAATGAAACCAAAGAAAAGCCTTCACTTTGAGTATCAAATTATTAATACccattatttttttctaaatttcagTCTAACTAGAAAATTTTAGCTTATCTTGGAAGagcaaaaattaaatttattttttgcttGAATTGGGATCGATTTAGAGTTTAAGTTCAAACTCGAAGACGAATTGTTTGTCTACTTAGTTGAATAAAATCGATTTCAAGTACCGATCAAACACAAATTTTAGCAGTATTTACTATTTAACATGAAAATAAGTTCGGAAGATATTGAAATATACACACCAACATTGACGTTTGACAACATACAAAAGACTAGTATCCAAAacatacaaatatatatgatcaaaattacaatttgggatcataaaaaatataaaatcttaCTTTAATTCAAATTAATTTCGTGAAGCCATGATTCAAATCACATATACCCTTGTATCATGCATCCAAAATCAATGTCCAAGAACTACACATGTTTTTTGACTTCGTTGTTTTTTCCCGATATTTTTACTCTCGTAAAAAAACTATACATCTCTTTTCGACATAAGCATATTGAATCATTTACTATCATACATATGTATTAATCAATATACACCAGCATTACGAGTGCGATCCCATgtagtttattattatttatttgagaaaaaaaaaatttctattgatttgtctaattttttgttttagtctaataaattatcaaattttggtatactaacttttaatttttgactATTTTGGTCTAAATGCTAATGTGACAACTACATGTTGATGTGACATCTAAACATGTTGATGTGACATTGAAAAATGCTGACATGTCATCACTAATTAAACATATGTCACGTCAATATTTAGATCAATATagccaaaaattaaaaattaatataacaaaaccaaaatttggaaatttagtggaacaaaataaaaaataggaCAAATTAATAGACAAAAAAAGTATTTCCCGTGTTTATTTCGTACGAGTATAAGGTGCATGGCCTATACTCAAATGTTGACAGTATGCGGTGCATGGCCTATACTCGAACATTGGCAGTATTTTCCCTATTTATTTCTACGAGTATACGTTTGCTTGCGCGCAAATTGGTGTAGCTTCAGCGCAGCAAAACCCAGCCTGTTCTCCAAGAGATCGTGCTCGTTGGTCGAAGTCATGACGAAACAAATTGAATTTCCAAAGTAGCCTTTTGGCAAGGGTATTCTTGATCTTGCACCGACTAAAAGGATGAAATTTATTTCCTTGTTCTCTGGATTACGAGTAAATTCCTGGCGACTCCGTGCCACGGACACTactaaaaaaaaggcaaaagaccacggttaaaaaccgttgtcgtaggtcaaataaaaccgttgttaaaagccctgtggttaaagggtgtgcttaAAGataacggtgaaaaaccgttgtcgtagacgtttaaagacgacggtgaaaaaccgttgtcgtaggtatataaaaccgttgttaaaggtcctttggttaaagcattcgctaaaagacaacggttttggagtgATGTGGCGCGACGGACATCACcgttaaccgtcgctacatttagcgacggtcgtaatttaaacggtcgctaaaccgtcgctaaatttagcgatggtgttttat
This sequence is a window from Primulina huaijiensis isolate GDHJ02 chromosome 13, ASM1229523v2, whole genome shotgun sequence. Protein-coding genes within it:
- the LOC140991777 gene encoding GDSL esterase/lipase At1g74460-like is translated as MKPVDKMVMLKFKKLFVMFCTITFGFLINSHECKIVQFIFGDSLSDVGNNINLAKSLAQASLPWYGIDFGNGLPNGRFSNGRTVADIIGDHMGLPRPPAFLDPSMNEDVILQNGVNFASGGGGILNETGSLFIQRFGLYKQIKLFRGTQELVRAKIGDTEADKFFQQARYVVALGSNDFINNYLMPIYRDSWTYSDDSFNQYLLQTLQNHLTVLHGLGARELMVFGLGPMGCIPLQRVLSSSGECQERTNNLALRFNEGASKVVANLSKHLPNATFKFGDAYDVVNDLINNPNKYGFSNSDSPCCSFGKIRPALTCVPASTLCKDRSKYVFWDEYHPSDSANQLIAKELIKKLGFQPVNQTDSPSPSPSPSPSGD